The following coding sequences lie in one Arthrobacter sp. PGP41 genomic window:
- a CDS encoding carbohydrate ABC transporter permease, whose amino-acid sequence MSTVLKSTTEEVPAGSRVTSTAPKRGLGSRMRRLNVPAGLGGWIWLAIIIIPVYYVVITSLKTQEGYFGQNPLALPTSPTLENYQLVLEADFAKYFMNSTLVTLGAVIPTVLVSFMAAFAIVRGKGRFLKLVNGVFLMGLAIPLQATIIPIYLMIIRLNLYDSLLALMLPSIAFAIPLTVLILSNFIRDVPNELFESMRLDGCSEWQTMWRLALPLTRPAIVTVAIYNGLHVWNGFLLPLVLTQSPGLRVLPLALWTFQGEYSVNIPAVLASVVLSTLPILVLYVVGRRQLLSGLTAGFSK is encoded by the coding sequence GTGAGCACCGTCCTGAAAAGCACCACTGAGGAAGTTCCCGCCGGCTCCCGGGTCACCTCCACCGCGCCAAAGCGGGGGCTGGGATCCCGGATGAGAAGGCTGAACGTCCCGGCAGGCCTCGGCGGCTGGATCTGGCTGGCCATCATCATCATTCCGGTCTACTACGTGGTCATCACCAGCCTGAAGACCCAGGAAGGGTACTTCGGCCAGAATCCTCTTGCACTTCCCACATCACCGACCCTGGAAAACTACCAGCTGGTCCTCGAGGCGGATTTCGCGAAGTACTTCATGAACAGCACCCTCGTCACGCTGGGTGCTGTCATTCCGACGGTACTGGTCTCCTTTATGGCCGCGTTCGCGATTGTCCGGGGCAAGGGCCGGTTCCTCAAGCTGGTCAACGGTGTGTTCCTGATGGGACTGGCGATCCCGCTGCAGGCAACGATCATCCCCATCTACCTGATGATCATCCGGCTGAACCTTTACGACAGCCTGCTGGCGCTCATGCTTCCCTCCATAGCCTTTGCCATCCCGCTGACCGTACTGATCCTGTCCAACTTCATCCGCGACGTCCCGAACGAACTGTTCGAGTCGATGCGGCTGGATGGCTGCAGTGAATGGCAGACCATGTGGCGGCTTGCCCTGCCGCTGACCCGCCCCGCGATTGTGACCGTCGCGATCTACAACGGCCTGCACGTCTGGAATGGATTCCTGCTTCCGCTGGTCCTCACCCAGAGCCCGGGACTGCGCGTCCTTCCCCTGGCGTTGTGGACCTTCCAGGGCGAATACAGCGTCAACATCCCGGCTGTGCTTGCCTCGGTGGTGCTCAGCACGCTGCCAATCCTGGTGCTCTATGTAGTGGGCCGCCGGCAGCTGCTCAGCGGCCTGACCGCCGGCTTCAGCAAATAG
- a CDS encoding carbohydrate ABC transporter permease produces MSNTVSTAPRTGAGARTVAGQGGQRNAALAWLTVPALFFFLVFAVVPLAGVLILSFASWDGIGAIGSAGLGNWFSVLADPGLYNALGLTFLIMIASWLVQTPISLLLGVFTAGSQRYRAALAVLYFLPLLLSSAAVAIAFKALLDPNFGLATGLGLPFLAQDWLGVPHLALGLVIFVIAWQFVPFHTLIYQGGVRQIPKSLYEAAEIDGAGTIKQFFHITLPQLKYTIITSSTLMVVGSLTYFDLIFVLTGGGPGNSTRILALDMYLRGFRANLMGPASVIAVILVLIGLALALFLQRLGGKDKQGSQLEGM; encoded by the coding sequence ATGAGTAACACCGTCTCCACAGCCCCTAGGACTGGGGCCGGCGCCAGAACCGTTGCTGGGCAAGGCGGACAGCGGAATGCGGCCCTCGCGTGGCTGACAGTTCCTGCTCTGTTCTTCTTCCTGGTCTTCGCCGTCGTCCCGCTGGCCGGCGTCCTCATCCTGAGCTTCGCCAGCTGGGACGGCATCGGTGCCATCGGGTCAGCAGGGCTCGGCAACTGGTTCTCCGTGCTCGCGGACCCCGGGCTGTACAACGCCCTGGGACTGACCTTCCTGATCATGATCGCCTCCTGGCTGGTCCAGACGCCCATCAGCCTCCTGTTGGGGGTCTTCACCGCGGGAAGCCAGCGCTACCGGGCCGCCCTGGCCGTGCTGTACTTCTTGCCGCTGCTGCTGTCATCGGCAGCAGTCGCCATCGCCTTCAAGGCCCTGCTGGATCCGAACTTCGGCCTGGCCACCGGGTTGGGGCTGCCCTTCCTGGCGCAGGACTGGCTGGGTGTCCCCCACCTGGCCCTGGGGCTGGTCATCTTTGTGATCGCCTGGCAATTCGTGCCGTTCCACACCCTCATCTACCAGGGTGGAGTACGGCAGATTCCCAAGTCGCTCTATGAAGCGGCCGAGATCGACGGGGCAGGAACCATCAAGCAGTTCTTCCACATCACCCTCCCCCAGTTGAAGTACACCATCATCACGTCGTCAACCCTGATGGTCGTGGGGTCCCTGACGTACTTCGACCTGATCTTCGTCCTCACCGGCGGCGGCCCGGGCAACTCCACACGGATCCTGGCCCTGGACATGTACCTGCGGGGCTTCCGGGCCAACCTTATGGGCCCGGCCAGCGTCATCGCCGTCATTCTCGTACTCATCGGCCTTGCACTCGCCTTGTTCCTCCAGCGCCTTGGAGGCAAGGACAAGCAGGGCAGCCAATTGGAAGGTATGTAG